One genomic window of bacterium includes the following:
- a CDS encoding 2TM domain-containing protein, with translation MDQIQNETPIQKRSFRDIYKDLIKSKQRKSFFINLFYFLLTTIIFVVINLLYSKDYIWFVYPMLAGGISLGVQAVSTFVLGGRTADIYANEAELLTNK, from the coding sequence ATGGATCAAATTCAAAACGAAACTCCAATTCAAAAAAGGTCATTTAGAGACATTTATAAAGATCTAATAAAAAGCAAGCAAAGAAAATCTTTTTTCATAAATTTGTTTTATTTTCTTTTGACAACCATTATTTTTGTTGTTATAAATTTACTTTATTCCAAGGACTATATATGGTTTGTATATCCAATGTTAGCTGGAGGTATATCATTAGGAGTTCAGGCTGTAAGTACATTTGTACTTGGTGGTCGAACTGCTGATATATATGCCAATGAAGCTGAACTGCTTACCAATAAATGA
- a CDS encoding 30S ribosomal protein S1: MNNNLDPNWIEEIEKFPTAIKRDTLIKGVVTVVEPGRILLDVNYRSEGEILGPEIFTEGFREYPKVGEIVQIYVMNDGAYSGTPRLSIKKTGNVKVWENLEKARENGTEVTGVVIEVNTGGCMVALPGNIKGFLPASQLDQARFATLNTNRNDGISMQDKILEILRPLKGQKLKLGLLEADQKKQKILLSEKMLMESHSVGSDDRNSSSEMIDAARLSQQKTILENFKVGDVVEATVTGFAPFGIFVNSQGLEGLIHISQISWEKVEDVSNLYKIGDKIQVKVIAIDQATARVGFSVKMLEKDPWQSIKEKYNVGDVIAGKITKVVPYGAFVKIEDGVNGLIHNSEVSESSSAKAIDILQDGQDVSAIILHISVPDRQIALSIRNMMKKEVEQVGAEIQENANADSGNSNIDKSELINKDEDKDVKPKVRRSKKKSETENIDNVDNKE, translated from the coding sequence ATGAATAATAATTTAGATCCAAATTGGATCGAAGAAATTGAGAAATTCCCAACAGCTATAAAGAGGGATACTTTGATCAAGGGAGTAGTAACCGTTGTCGAACCCGGTAGGATACTTCTTGATGTCAACTATCGTTCAGAAGGTGAGATTTTGGGGCCGGAAATTTTTACTGAAGGATTTAGGGAATATCCTAAAGTAGGTGAAATTGTCCAAATTTATGTTATGAATGATGGTGCGTATTCAGGCACACCTCGGCTTTCCATAAAAAAAACTGGAAATGTCAAAGTTTGGGAGAATCTTGAAAAAGCTAGAGAAAACGGTACTGAAGTTACCGGTGTTGTGATAGAAGTAAATACTGGAGGATGTATGGTTGCTTTACCAGGAAACATCAAAGGATTTTTGCCTGCATCTCAATTAGATCAAGCAAGATTTGCTACTCTAAATACAAACAGAAATGATGGAATAAGTATGCAAGATAAAATTCTTGAAATTTTGAGGCCTCTCAAGGGTCAAAAACTGAAACTCGGTCTTTTGGAAGCTGATCAAAAAAAGCAAAAAATTCTTCTCTCTGAAAAAATGTTGATGGAATCACATTCTGTTGGTTCGGATGATAGGAATTCTTCTAGTGAAATGATTGATGCAGCAAGACTATCACAGCAGAAAACTATTCTTGAAAATTTCAAGGTAGGTGATGTTGTGGAAGCTACGGTAACTGGTTTTGCTCCTTTCGGTATTTTTGTAAATTCACAAGGTCTTGAAGGTTTGATCCATATATCTCAAATTTCATGGGAGAAAGTTGAAGATGTTTCAAATCTTTATAAAATTGGTGACAAAATACAAGTTAAGGTTATAGCTATAGATCAAGCTACTGCAAGAGTTGGCTTCTCTGTCAAAATGTTGGAGAAGGATCCTTGGCAATCAATAAAAGAAAAATATAATGTAGGGGATGTGATTGCAGGAAAAATTACGAAAGTAGTTCCTTATGGTGCATTTGTCAAAATTGAGGATGGTGTCAATGGATTGATACATAATTCTGAAGTATCTGAAAGTTCAAGTGCAAAGGCAATTGATATTTTGCAAGATGGTCAAGATGTAAGTGCAATTATATTGCATATTTCTGTGCCAGATAGACAAATAGCACTTTCAATTCGCAATATGATGAAAAAAGAGGTGGAGCAAGTAGGTGCTGAAATTCAAGAAAATGCTAATGCAGACAGTGGAAACAGCAATATAGATAAATCAGAACTTATAAATAAAGATGAAGATAAGGATGTCAAACCAAAGGTAAGAAGATCAAAGAAGAAGTCGGAGACTGAGAATATCGACAATGTTGACAATAAGGAATAG
- the rho gene encoding transcription termination factor Rho — MRVSDLEDKTLLELRKVAQDLSVGGVENFEKKELILKIVEEQVKKGGNIFVNGFLEIVNDNSHGILHSNSLLPGENDVYISSSQIRRFNLRKGDFVTGQARAAKEGERYLSLLKIEAIDGVDPEKSLGRPTFEKLTPIFPDKQIKLETTKEIISTRIIDLLAPIGNGQRGMIVAPPKSGKTFLLKDIALGVRKNYPEYHLMIVLIGERPEEVTDMRRTVEGAEVFASNFDESPQDQVKVAELALERAKRLVEVGRNVVILMDSLTRLARAYNVALPASGRTLSGGMDPIALYPAKRFYGAARNFEVGGSLTILATALVETGSRMDEVIFEEFKGTGNMELKLSRDLADKRVFPSIDIEQSGTRNEELLLGQEVLSQSWRIRRMMELLNSNEKNDVIIERMKKTKNNTEFLQSLVEG; from the coding sequence ATGCGAGTCTCAGACCTTGAAGATAAAACACTTTTGGAACTTAGGAAAGTTGCACAAGATTTGTCTGTTGGGGGTGTTGAAAATTTCGAAAAAAAGGAATTGATATTGAAAATTGTTGAAGAACAAGTAAAGAAAGGAGGTAATATTTTCGTGAATGGATTTCTAGAAATTGTCAATGATAACTCGCATGGGATACTACACTCAAATTCACTACTACCAGGTGAGAATGATGTATATATAAGTTCATCACAGATAAGGAGATTTAACCTACGAAAGGGTGATTTTGTCACTGGGCAAGCAAGAGCAGCAAAGGAAGGAGAAAGATACTTGTCTCTATTGAAAATAGAAGCAATTGATGGAGTTGATCCAGAAAAATCTTTGGGCAGACCAACTTTTGAAAAACTAACTCCAATATTTCCAGACAAGCAAATCAAGCTTGAAACTACCAAAGAAATTATCTCTACCAGGATTATTGACTTACTTGCACCTATAGGAAATGGACAAAGAGGCATGATTGTAGCACCTCCAAAATCAGGGAAAACATTTTTATTGAAAGATATAGCTCTTGGAGTGCGTAAAAATTATCCCGAATATCACTTAATGATAGTCTTGATCGGCGAGAGACCCGAAGAAGTCACAGACATGAGAAGAACAGTTGAAGGTGCTGAAGTTTTTGCATCGAACTTTGATGAATCCCCCCAAGATCAAGTCAAAGTCGCAGAACTTGCATTAGAGAGAGCAAAAAGACTAGTTGAGGTTGGTAGAAATGTTGTTATTTTGATGGATTCTTTGACTCGATTAGCAAGAGCTTATAATGTAGCGTTACCTGCTTCTGGTAGGACACTATCAGGCGGAATGGATCCTATAGCTTTGTATCCTGCGAAAAGATTTTATGGAGCTGCAAGAAACTTTGAAGTAGGTGGTTCACTAACTATCTTAGCTACAGCATTGGTTGAAACGGGGTCTAGGATGGATGAAGTTATATTTGAAGAATTCAAAGGAACTGGAAATATGGAACTGAAGTTAAGTAGGGATCTCGCTGACAAAAGAGTTTTTCCATCTATTGATATAGAACAATCTGGAACAAGAAATGAAGAACTTCTTTTGGGTCAGGAAGTACTATCTCAAAGCTGGAGAATTCGAAGAATGATGGAACTTCTAAATAGTAATGAGAAGAATGATGTGATAATTGAAAGAATGAAGAAGACAAAAAACAATACTGAATTTCTTCAATCATTAGTGGAAGGCTAA